TGGAAAAGGCTAGCCAGCGGGCCCTGGTGAAATTAGCCCTACTCAACAGCTTGCCTTTGTTGGGAGGAGGCATCGGTGTTTTGCTGATGATTGGACTGTTATTGCAATGGGCTTTGGGTCGGGAAAAGGCAATTCTAGCTACTAACGCCAAAACCAGATGGGACACTCCCTGGAATTGGGAAACCACTTGGCAGGTGTTGGTGGTGGGTTTCTTTTTTCCCAGCCAGATTGTTTTGCCGTTGGTGGTGGGGGTGTTACCTCTGCCCATGGCGGATTTGTCATTGATGGGCAAAGCCTTCTACGTATTGGCCACCTATGGGGCGATCGCCGCAGTGGGTTTGGGGTCTTTATTCGTCTCCCTAAAGGACTTTCGTCCCCTACCCCAGGATTGGTTTACCCTGCGTCCTAACTTCGGAGCCATTTTGTGGGGCTTGGGAGGCTACCTGGTGGCATTGCCATTGGTGGTGTTGGTGTCCTTAGTAAATCAAGAAATTTGGCAGGGCCAGGGGGGCAGTAATCCCTTGCTTTCCCTTGCTTTGGATTCCCAAAATTGGTTAGTGCTAGGAATTTTCTTTTTTACCGCTGCCGTTTTAGCGCCGGTGTTTGAAGAAATTATCTTCCGGGGCTTTCTCCTACCAGCCCTAACCCGCTACTTTCCCGTTAGTGTAGCCATTATTCTCAGCAGTTTACTGTTTGCCATCGCCCATTTGAATGTGTCGGAAATTTTACCTTTATTTGTTTTGGGCTCCATTCTCGGCCTTGTTTATAGCCGTTCCCGCAATCTTTTATCTTCGATGATTCTCCACAGTCTCTGGAATAGTGGAACATTGTTAAGCCTATTTATTTTGGGTGGCAGTTGAATGCTGATAGTGCCCTGATTTTGAAAGTAAGATTCTAGAATGGTGCTGGCAGGCCGAATTTTCCTCTAGCCCCCTAACCTGTGGTGAGTCGCCAGTGGACTGGTGAGTTTTTATGGACTGGCTTTTCTATTTGTTCTTAACAGCCGTTTTTTACGTTTACCGTTTAGTCAGCCTGAAATCGAGAACAGAGCAGGAACGCATCGGTTCAACGCCGGTGTTTTTCTCTACCCTCGGTTTTTTTGCCATTTTTGAATTTGTTTTTGCGGACTCTTTGTTTAGACTGCCACTATTTCATGTTTTAGGGCTAATTTTTTCCTTTATTTGTGCTTTTACCAT
The genomic region above belongs to Synechocystis sp. PCC 6803 substr. PCC-P and contains:
- a CDS encoding CPBP family intramembrane glutamic endopeptidase — translated: MKRIILALLTVISLVPFLLSLVGSLEEPQVQSQLQLSQTNLLLQASAWQGKGESGTWRETLQTALLESQPQQGGLKQYEIAVQELTDYLDRLKNQQATLETSPNVNPAPIQAVIAKNQKTLNQIQINLGLLQYAENQTQKSLDTWQSVVSNGEPNEQEIATVLIALQQAEPIPSNAEAVINSQLKGWFRWQGLTQLYRRQGNLESLDQVCDTPACGALQTEVEKASQRALVKLALLNSLPLLGGGIGVLLMIGLLLQWALGREKAILATNAKTRWDTPWNWETTWQVLVVGFFFPSQIVLPLVVGVLPLPMADLSLMGKAFYVLATYGAIAAVGLGSLFVSLKDFRPLPQDWFTLRPNFGAILWGLGGYLVALPLVVLVSLVNQEIWQGQGGSNPLLSLALDSQNWLVLGIFFFTAAVLAPVFEEIIFRGFLLPALTRYFPVSVAIILSSLLFAIAHLNVSEILPLFVLGSILGLVYSRSRNLLSSMILHSLWNSGTLLSLFILGGS